A region from the Ptychodera flava strain L36383 chromosome 10, AS_Pfla_20210202, whole genome shotgun sequence genome encodes:
- the LOC139141702 gene encoding dynein light chain Tctex-type 1 — MDDFQSGEETAFVVDEVSNIIKEAVEGAIGGNAYQHNKVNQWTSNVVEQCLNQLTKLGKPFKYIVTCVIMQKNGAGLHTASSCFWDNTTDGSCTVRWENKTMYCIVSVFGLTI, encoded by the exons ACAGCATTTGTTGTTGATGAAGTTAGCAATATTATCAAGGAAGCAGTGGAGGGTGCTATTGGAGGAAATGCATATCAACACAATAAAGTCAACCAGTGGACATCAAATGTTGTTGAACAGTGTCTCAATCAGTTGACAAAGTTAGGAAAGCCTTTCAAATATATTG TCACTTGTGTCATTATGCAGAAGAATGGAGCAGGTCTTCACACAGCAAGTTCCTGTTTCTGGGATAACACCACGGATGGTAGTTGTACAGTGAGATGGGAAAACAAGACTATGTACTGCATTGTTAGTGTTTTTGGATTGACCATTTAG